Proteins from a single region of Nitrospinota bacterium:
- a CDS encoding Rieske 2Fe-2S domain-containing protein: MAGGITEMINQMGDKRRNFLLNLALGFFGLVSAFGAVYPLGMYLWPREEKKEGKGARSMKVPSSEAPIGEAKFFRFLNKPAVIIRPNEQELYALSAICTHLGCVVKWNEASKELQCPCHGGRFDVKGTVLGGPPPKALASYSARLENEYIVIEEA, encoded by the coding sequence ATGGCCGGCGGTATCACTGAAATGATCAACCAGATGGGGGACAAAAGGCGCAATTTCCTTTTGAACCTGGCGCTGGGATTCTTCGGTCTGGTTTCAGCCTTCGGCGCGGTGTATCCGCTGGGGATGTACCTGTGGCCCAGGGAGGAAAAAAAGGAAGGGAAGGGCGCCCGTTCGATGAAGGTGCCCTCCTCGGAGGCTCCCATCGGCGAAGCGAAATTCTTCCGGTTTCTCAACAAGCCGGCCGTGATAATCCGCCCGAACGAACAGGAACTTTACGCCCTTTCGGCCATATGCACCCATCTTGGATGCGTGGTCAAATGGAACGAAGCTTCCAAGGAGCTTCAATGCCCATGTCACGGCGGCCGGTTCGACGTGAAGGGGACAGTGCTCGGCGGCCCGCCTCCAAAGGCGCTGGCCAGCTATTCGGCGCGGCTTGAAAACGAATACATCGTGATAGAGGAGGCCTGA
- a CDS encoding HigA family addiction module antidote protein produces the protein MPKTIFPPVSPGEILKEEFLEPLGMSQNALARAICVPPGRINEILLGKRTISADTALRLARYFNTTPGFWMNLQSHYDIECAMEKGGKKIREIKPMRREAVGG, from the coding sequence ATGCCCAAGACCATTTTCCCGCCGGTTTCGCCGGGGGAGATTCTTAAAGAAGAATTTTTAGAGCCGTTGGGAATGAGCCAGAACGCCCTTGCGAGGGCGATCTGCGTCCCGCCGGGGCGGATCAACGAAATACTGCTCGGCAAAAGGACGATCTCGGCGGACACGGCCTTGCGCCTGGCCCGGTATTTCAACACAACGCCCGGATTCTGGATGAACCTGCAGAGCCATTATGATATCGAATGCGCCATGGAGAAAGGCGGCAAGAAGATACGGGAGATAAAGCCGATGAGGCGTGAAGCTGTGGGCGGGTGA
- a CDS encoding cytochrome b N-terminal domain-containing protein, producing MEMNTLELGPIKIRNRHVIRLFAALDDRLGIREILNAEVFEKISPAYLGLWSCFGGISFFLFINQVVTGMLLMVYYQPTIEQAHASVAHIMNEVPFGWLIRGLHSWGANLMVITIIIHMAKIFVYGIYKAPRELNWVVGITLLLLSMGLAFTGYLLPWTQLAYWATVVGTETPSAVPVIGEYIRFAMRGGEDISQVTLTRFFAVHVIILPAVTAGVIGAHLLQIRRQGISGPL from the coding sequence ATGGAGATGAACACGCTGGAACTCGGGCCCATAAAGATCAGGAACAGGCATGTGATCCGCCTTTTCGCCGCCCTGGACGACAGGCTGGGGATACGGGAAATATTGAACGCGGAAGTGTTCGAGAAAATATCCCCGGCGTACCTTGGGCTGTGGTCATGCTTCGGCGGGATCAGCTTTTTCCTTTTCATAAACCAGGTGGTCACCGGGATGCTTCTGATGGTGTACTACCAGCCGACGATAGAACAGGCGCACGCATCCGTGGCGCATATCATGAACGAAGTGCCCTTCGGCTGGCTCATCCGCGGCCTGCACTCATGGGGGGCAAACCTGATGGTGATCACCATCATAATCCACATGGCCAAGATATTCGTTTACGGGATATACAAGGCCCCACGGGAGCTTAATTGGGTGGTGGGGATCACGCTTCTGCTCCTTTCGATGGGGCTGGCGTTCACTGGCTACCTGCTGCCATGGACCCAGCTTGCGTACTGGGCCACAGTCGTGGGCACGGAGACGCCGTCGGCGGTCCCTGTCATCGGCGAATACATAAGGTTCGCGATGAGGGGAGGGGAGGACATCTCCCAGGTGACGCTGACGAGATTTTTCGCGGTGCACGTGATAATACTCCCGGCGGTGACCGCCGGGGTGATCGGGGCGCATCTCCTGCAGATACGAAGGCAGGGGATTTCAGGCCCGCTATAG
- a CDS encoding type II toxin-antitoxin system RelE/ParE family toxin produces the protein MIKSFADRDTERLFKRQRPRRIPSGIWKRAHNKLLSLHATEDLNSLSSPPGNRLERLEGDRKGLWSVRINSQWRICFQWEEGNAFDVEVCDYH, from the coding sequence ATGATCAAAAGCTTCGCGGACAGGGACACCGAAAGGCTGTTTAAACGCCAACGGCCACGGCGCATACCTTCCGGCATATGGAAGCGGGCGCATAACAAGCTTTTGTCGCTTCATGCCACGGAGGATTTGAACAGCCTATCTTCACCACCGGGAAACCGGCTTGAACGGCTGGAGGGGGACAGAAAGGGATTGTGGAGTGTCCGGATCAACAGCCAATGGCGGATATGCTTTCAATGGGAGGAAGGGAACGCTTTTGATGTTGAGGTATGCGATTATCATTAG